The DNA segment GGCGAGAAGCTGCTCCGGAATGAGGAGGAGAGGAACATGAAGACGCAGGCCCTTGCCATGCTGGGTGTCGCCCTGCTGGCCAAGCTCGCGATGGCGGATCCACCATACATCCACCCCATCCCCGACTGGGAGATGGAAGAGGATAGCTTCCTGTCGGTGGACGTGGTGGTGACGGACGCCGACTCGCCCGAGCTCATCTTCTGGATCGAAGTCGAGGACAACCACTTGCGGGTCTCCTTCGACCAGGAGAACATGCAGATCCACTGCAACCCCGTACCCAACTGGAACGGGGCCACCTACGTGACCTTCGGCGTGGACGACTCCGACGGGGCCCGCACCGTGGACACGGAGCAGTTCATGGTCACCGTGACTCCCGTCAACGACTGCCCCGTGCAGCTCAACTCCACGCCGCAGCCTCCCCTGACGACGCCCGAGGATGTGTGCCTGAACATCACCTTCGCCCAGCTGCGCAGCGTCTTCAACGACCCGGACTGGGCCTGGGAGGGTGACACCCTCATCTTCATGAACCCCAATTTCACCATCGGCACGGTCGAGGTGGTGGCGAACGGGTGGCGGCTCTGCACGCCCGCGAACTTCCATGGGAACGGCATGCTCACCTTCCAGGCCACGGACGAGGACTGTGTGATCAACTCCGGCCTCAGCGTGTCCGTGCTGCCGGTCAACGACTGCCCTGTGGCGGACGACCCGTGGGACCTGCAGGTCGGCACGGAGGACACCCCCCTGGTGGTGCCGGATCTCCTGGCGGGCTGGAGCGACGTGGACAGCCCGCTGATCAGCTTCTGCGGCATCAGCGGAGGCGAGGCCGGATTCCTGGCGGACTGGGACGAGGCCACCGGCGCTCTCACCCTGACTCCTCCACCCGACTTCCATGGCGCGGCCCAACTGGAGTTGTGCATCACCGACGGAAGCTGCCAGGTCACGGCCCTGCTGTCCGTTGAGCTGGCCGCCGTCAACGATCCGCCCGTGCTGGCGGAGATCCATGCGCTGGAGCTGGAGGAGGATGGACTGCTCCTCAGCCCCTTCCCGATCCACGACGTGGATGGCCCGACGCTCGCCGTCCTGGTGGAGAGCAGCGATCCCATGCTGACGGCCGCCTGGTTGCCGGACACGCAGGAACTGCTCCTGGAGCCGGCCCCGGACTGGCACGGCGTGGCTGTGGTGACGGTGCTCGCCTGCGACGGCCACGAGCCTGAGGCCTGCGTCACGGGCGAGGTGGCGGTGACCGTGCATTCCGTCAACGACCTGCCGGTTGTCGGCCCGCTGGCGGATGTGGAGTTCCCGGAGGATGCCACGCTCCTGGTGGAGCTGGATGTCAGCGACATCGATTCGGCCGAGCTGCTGGTCCAGGTCGCCAGTGACGACGACAACCTGCAGGCGTCCTGGCAGCCGGCCGGCGGCCACATCCGCTTGCAGCCCGCGCCGGATTGGCATGGCACGGCGACGGTCACCGTGCTGGTGGATGACCAGGACGGCGGATTGGTCACCGTGAGCTTCCTGGCCCTTGTGACGCCGGTCAACGACCCGCCCGTCCTGCCCGGACTGGCGCAGGTCGACCTGCTCGAGGACGAGCCTGCCCTTGTGCCCTATGTCGTCGTGGACGTGGACGGCCCCGCGCTGAACCTCTCGGTCTGGAGCGACGACGACAACCTGGAGGTCCAGTGGTTGTCCGGGACGGCCGAGCTGAGCTTCCTGCCGGCGCCGGACTGGCACGGCACGGCGACGGTGACCGTGCTGGTGGATGACCTGGACGGCGGAACGGCCACGGAGAGCTTCCCGGTCGTGGTGGCGCCGGTCAACGACCCGCCGGTCCTGCCCGAGCTGACGCAGGTGGACATGGTGGAAGACGAGCCGGTCCTCGTGCCCTATGTCATCTACGATGTGGATGGCCCCGCCTTGACAGTCCTGGTGTGGAGCGACACCGAGAATCTGGAGGTCCAGTGGTTGTCCGGGACGGCCGAATTGAGCCTCGTGCCGGCGCCCGATTGGTTCGGAACGGCCCAGGTGTCGGTGCGGGCCTGCGACGGTCATCAGCCCATCGAGGCGTGCGTGGAGGCGGTCCTGACCGTGACCGTGCTTGACGTCGATGACGCGCCCGTGATCGAGCAGCCGGCCGATCTGGTCATGATCGAGGATACCCCCGCCTGGCTCGACCTCGTGGTGTATGACAGCGACCAGGATGAGATCCTGGTGACGGTGGACCCGGAGCGCAGCGAACTGACCGTGACCTGGCACCCGGAGAGCAGCCAGCTTCTGCTCACGCCTGCCCAGGACTGGTACGGGGCCACGCGCGTCAAGTTGACGGCGGCGGACCTCAGCGGCGTGAACCGCAGCTCGGTCACCTTCACCGTCACGGTGACTCCGGTCAACGATGCCCCCGTTCTGCCCGACCTGATGCTCGTGGAGCTGAACGAGGATGTCTGGCTGGAGCTGGACTACCCCATCCTCGATGTGGATGGTCCCGCCCTCGAGGTGACCGTTGAAGCCGACAGCAACGAGGTGGCCGCGCAATGGCTGGCCGCCGACGCGATCCTGCGTCTGGTGCCGGCGCCGGACTGGCACGGCCAGACGCAGATCACGATCCGCGCCTGTGACGGCTACGCGGACGACGAGGCCTGCGTGGAGCGCCAGATCACGGTGCAGGTGTCCGCCGTCAATGACGCCCCGGTCATCGCCCCGCTGGCGGTCCAGCGCTTCAATGAGGACACGGTCCATCTGGTGGACGTGGTGATCAGCGACCTGGACAACGACCTCTACAGTGTGGAGTTCAGCTGCGATCGTGCCGAAGTGGCCGTGGCCTGGCTGGAGGAGAGCGGTCAACTGCGGCTGGAGCCCGCCGCCGACTGGCACGGCATGGCGACCGTGACGATCTCGGTGGACGACGGCGAGGATCGCGCCGTGGCCCAGGCCAGCTTCCAGGTCAACGTGCAGCCGGTCAACGACGCCCCCTATGCCATGCCCTACGGGAGCTGGAACTGCGGACTGGTGGACAATCCCGCCGCCTTCCGCACCCTGCTGCTCAATGGCGGCATCCTGCTGGACGTGGCCGATGTGGACCAGGACAGGCTGACCCTGACCTGGTACATCGACGATCTGGCCGTCTCCTCCCATCCGTTCTCGGTCGGGGCCGACACGCTGCGGGCCTGGAGTCTGCCCGCGCCCCCCGCCGACCTGATCGACGGGGCCATCAACCTCCACGCCGAACTCAGCGACGGCACGGTTTCCCTCAATCCGGGCGGCGAGTCCTGCCGGTGGGAGCTGGACTTCACGGATCTGGCGGAGCTGGTCCCGGCCCGCTTCGCCCTTGGTCCCGCCTTCCCCAATCCCTTCAATCCCAGCACCCACCTGCCCTTCGTGCTGGAGAAGGCTGGTCACGCCCGCTTGACCATCGTGGATCTGCGCGGCGCCCAGGTGGCCGTCCTGGTGGACGGCTGGAGCCTGGCCGGAAGCCAGGAGGCGGTCTGGCATGCCACCGGGCATGGCAGCGGCGTCTACCTGGCCGTGCTGGAGGCGGAGGGCCGAAGGCTTGTGACCCGACTCACCCTCGTCAAGTAACGCGAGGCTGATCATTGCCCAAGCCCCGCGCGGCGTCGCCGCGCGGGGCTTTTTTCTACCTTCTGCTCCGTCGTCCACGCATGGGGGGATCCCTGGGCCACCTGCTCGACCTTTTCTTCCTGGCCAGGCCGGTGCTGGTCGCCGTCGTCTGGATTTTCCCCCTGGCCGGCGCGCGCGGCTTGGCGGAGGACGACCCGCGTCTCTGGCTGCTGTTGATCCAGTGCGCGGGGCTGGCGGGCGCCGCCTTCGCCTACAACCAGGTGCACGACTTGGCGGGCGATCGGCTGAACCGCAAGTGCGAGACCCTGACCCGTGGGCTGGCCAGCGGGCGGGAGGCGCGGCTGGTGGCGGCGCTGCTGGCGGCGGGAGGGCTTCTGGCAGCCTGGAAGCTGGGCCGCGGCCATCTGCTCGCCGGTCTGGCCTTCGGGGCCATTGCCGGCTTGGGCTACAACCTGCCGCCCCTGCGCGCCAAGGACCGGCCTTATCTGGCACCCCTGTTGGCCGGACCCGCCTATGCGCTGCTCATTCTGCAAGGCGCGGCCTTGGCCGGATCGGCCGGCCTCCTCCTGGCCTTGCCGCTGGTGCTGCCCCTGGTGCTGGCCGGCCTCGCCCTCAGCCTCCTGGCGACCGTGCCGGACCTGGCCGGCGACCGGACGGTGGGGAAGCGGACCTGGGCGGTCGTGCATGGCGCCGGCGCCACATGGCGCACGGCGCTGGCCTTGATGGGGGCCGCCGCCCTCCTGGCCCTGCTGGGGCGGGACTGGCAGATCGCCCTGCCCGCCATCGCCTCGGCCCTGTTCATGACCAGGGGCCTGGCGCGGCCGGAGGAGGCGCGGGAGGCCCTCCTGGTCCTGCGCTGGTCGGTGGCGGCCCAGGCAATGGCCCTGCTGCCCTCCTGGCCGATGATCAGTCTGGGAGTGGCACTTTTCCTGCTGGCCGCGCGGCCTTACTATCGATGGCGCTTCGGCGTGGACTACCCCGCCCTGGGGTCCTGAGCTTCACTGACAACGGAAGGACGATCGACCATGGCCCTGCGCTTCCACAACAGCCTGACCCGACGTCGGGAGGACTTCGTGCCCCTCAAACCGGGGCAGGTCGGCCTCTACACCTGCGGACCCACCGTCTACAACTATGCCCACATCGGCAATTTCCGGACCTTCGTCTTCGAGGACCTGCTGCGGCGCGCGCTGGCCTTCCTGGGCTACCAGGTGACCCAGGTGATGAACTTCACCGACGTGGATGACAAGACCATCCGCGGCTCCCGCGAGGCGGGCGAAAGCCTGGCCGAGTTCACCGCCCGCTACAAGCAGGCTTTCTTCGAGGATCTGGACACCCTGCGCATCCAGCGGGCCGAGTTCTACCCGGCCGCCACCGACCATATCGCGGAGATGGTGGACCTCATCCAGCGGCTGCGGGAACGGGGCCACACCTACGAGGACAATGGATCGATCTACTTCCGGCTGTCGTCCTTTCCGGGCTATGGCCGCCTGGCCAACCTCAATCCGGAACAGATGAGGGTGGGCGGTCGCGTGGACAGCGACGAGTACGAGAAGGAGGACGTGAGGGACTTCGCCTTGTGGAAGGCCTGGTCACCCGAGGACGGGCCGGTCTATTGGGACACGCCCCTGGGACGAGGACGGCCGGGCTGGCACGTCGAATGCTCGGCCATGAGCATGAAGTACCTGGGGGAGCATTTCGACATCCATACGGGGGGCGTGGACAATCGCTTCCCGCACCACGAGAACGAGATCGCCCAGA comes from the bacterium genome and includes:
- the cysS gene encoding cysteine--tRNA ligase, giving the protein MALRFHNSLTRRREDFVPLKPGQVGLYTCGPTVYNYAHIGNFRTFVFEDLLRRALAFLGYQVTQVMNFTDVDDKTIRGSREAGESLAEFTARYKQAFFEDLDTLRIQRAEFYPAATDHIAEMVDLIQRLRERGHTYEDNGSIYFRLSSFPGYGRLANLNPEQMRVGGRVDSDEYEKEDVRDFALWKAWSPEDGPVYWDTPLGRGRPGWHVECSAMSMKYLGEHFDIHTGGVDNRFPHHENEIAQSCCATGGPFVGTWLHSEFLLVEGKKMSKSLGNFYTLRDLLDKGLDPVAIRYTLLSVHYRAQLNFSFEGIEASAQAIRRLRDLHRRLDTAAAGPGSGGRCGAGTEACRAEFKTALEDDLNLAGALGHLFIWVREVNGLLDRGLPDAAELASMKDWLQQVDTVLDVLCEECDEEEECRIRTLVERRTAAKRDRNFAEADRLRQEIESKGWLVKDTPAGPVFHRR
- a CDS encoding UbiA family prenyltransferase, encoding MGGSLGHLLDLFFLARPVLVAVVWIFPLAGARGLAEDDPRLWLLLIQCAGLAGAAFAYNQVHDLAGDRLNRKCETLTRGLASGREARLVAALLAAGGLLAAWKLGRGHLLAGLAFGAIAGLGYNLPPLRAKDRPYLAPLLAGPAYALLILQGAALAGSAGLLLALPLVLPLVLAGLALSLLATVPDLAGDRTVGKRTWAVVHGAGATWRTALALMGAAALLALLGRDWQIALPAIASALFMTRGLARPEEAREALLVLRWSVAAQAMALLPSWPMISLGVALFLLAARPYYRWRFGVDYPALGS
- a CDS encoding tandem-95 repeat protein, with translation MKTQALAMLGVALLAKLAMADPPYIHPIPDWEMEEDSFLSVDVVVTDADSPELIFWIEVEDNHLRVSFDQENMQIHCNPVPNWNGATYVTFGVDDSDGARTVDTEQFMVTVTPVNDCPVQLNSTPQPPLTTPEDVCLNITFAQLRSVFNDPDWAWEGDTLIFMNPNFTIGTVEVVANGWRLCTPANFHGNGMLTFQATDEDCVINSGLSVSVLPVNDCPVADDPWDLQVGTEDTPLVVPDLLAGWSDVDSPLISFCGISGGEAGFLADWDEATGALTLTPPPDFHGAAQLELCITDGSCQVTALLSVELAAVNDPPVLAEIHALELEEDGLLLSPFPIHDVDGPTLAVLVESSDPMLTAAWLPDTQELLLEPAPDWHGVAVVTVLACDGHEPEACVTGEVAVTVHSVNDLPVVGPLADVEFPEDATLLVELDVSDIDSAELLVQVASDDDNLQASWQPAGGHIRLQPAPDWHGTATVTVLVDDQDGGLVTVSFLALVTPVNDPPVLPGLAQVDLLEDEPALVPYVVVDVDGPALNLSVWSDDDNLEVQWLSGTAELSFLPAPDWHGTATVTVLVDDLDGGTATESFPVVVAPVNDPPVLPELTQVDMVEDEPVLVPYVIYDVDGPALTVLVWSDTENLEVQWLSGTAELSLVPAPDWFGTAQVSVRACDGHQPIEACVEAVLTVTVLDVDDAPVIEQPADLVMIEDTPAWLDLVVYDSDQDEILVTVDPERSELTVTWHPESSQLLLTPAQDWYGATRVKLTAADLSGVNRSSVTFTVTVTPVNDAPVLPDLMLVELNEDVWLELDYPILDVDGPALEVTVEADSNEVAAQWLAADAILRLVPAPDWHGQTQITIRACDGYADDEACVERQITVQVSAVNDAPVIAPLAVQRFNEDTVHLVDVVISDLDNDLYSVEFSCDRAEVAVAWLEESGQLRLEPAADWHGMATVTISVDDGEDRAVAQASFQVNVQPVNDAPYAMPYGSWNCGLVDNPAAFRTLLLNGGILLDVADVDQDRLTLTWYIDDLAVSSHPFSVGADTLRAWSLPAPPADLIDGAINLHAELSDGTVSLNPGGESCRWELDFTDLAELVPARFALGPAFPNPFNPSTHLPFVLEKAGHARLTIVDLRGAQVAVLVDGWSLAGSQEAVWHATGHGSGVYLAVLEAEGRRLVTRLTLVK